In Onychomys torridus unplaced genomic scaffold, mOncTor1.1, whole genome shotgun sequence, a genomic segment contains:
- the LOC118576352 gene encoding olfactory receptor 6C4-like — protein sequence MKNQTFTEFILLGLTDAPELQICVFLFLFFTYILSIMGNLTIIILTLLDSHLHTPMYFFLRNFSFLEISFTSTFTPQMLFSISTGMKTISFAGCFTQYFFAIFFGATEFCLLTAMSYDRYVAICKPLHYTTIMSNRVCTLLVLCSWLSGFLIILLPIIMTSQLDFCASNVLNHYCCDYGPLIEIACSDTRLLELFDFLLAAVTLIVTLVLVILSYTRIIRTILKIPSAQQRRKAFSTCSSHMVVISLSHGSCIFMYIKPSATEGVAVNKGVAVPVPQLPLY from the coding sequence ATGAAAAATCAGACTTTCACTGAATTCATCCTGCTGGGACTCACAGATGCACCAGAGCTTcaaatctgtgttttcctatttctcttcTTCACATACATTCTCAGCATTATGGGAAATctcaccatcatcatcctcacACTGCTGGATTCCcacctccacacacccatgtacttcttcctcaggAACTTCTCCTTCCTAGAAATCTCCTTCACATCCACTTTTACTCCTCAAATGCTCTTCAGCATCTCTACAGGAATGAAGACCATCAGCTTTGCTGGCTGCTTCACTCAGTACTTCTTTGCCATCTTCTTTGGAGCCACTGAATTCTGCCTTCTGACTGCCAtgtcctatgaccgctatgtggccatctgcaaaccCCTGCACTACACCACCATCATGAGCAACAGGGTCTGCACCCTGCTGGTCCTCTGCTCTTGGCTCAGTGGCTTCCTAATCATCTTACTCCCAATCATCATGACCAGTCAGCTGGACTTCTGTGCATCCAATGTGCTCAATCATTATTGCTGTGACTATGGGCCCCTCATAGAAATAGCTTGTTCAGACACAAGACTGCTGGAGCTCTTTGACTTTCTCTTAGCAGCTGTGACCTTGATAGTGACCCTGGTGCTGGTGATTCTCTCCTACACTCGCATCATCAGGACCATTCTGAAGATCCCTTCTGCACAGCAGAGGAGGAAGGCCTTTTCCACATGTTCCTCCCACATGGTTGTCATCTCCCTCTCTCATGGAAGCTGCATCTTCATGTACATAAAGCCTTCAGCAACAGAAGGAGTTGCCGTCAATAAGGGTGTGGCTGTGCCAGTGCCTCAGTTGCCCCTTTACTGA